The bacterium genome includes the window TCATCGTAAAAAAAACTTTTCCGATAGGTCGCCGCAGCGTGTACAACCGGCAGGAATACACCTTCCCGCTCCACTTCGACATATGGTCGCCAACAAGTACGAATCCACTCGGTGCGTCCGACTTCAAAGAGCTCCATGTACCTGCCGTAATAGACTACACCCATTTTGTCAGTATCGGCATAACGGGCGCGAACGGGAGTAATGACCTTCCATCGATCAATCAACAGTGAAGACTCCCATCTTCGAATACTTCTCGACCCGCATTTCACGCCAGTCGGGGGTAGGTATCG containing:
- a CDS encoding acyl-CoA thioesterase encodes the protein MIDRWKVITPVRARYADTDKMGVVYYGRYMELFEVGRTEWIRTCWRPYVEVEREGVFLPVVHAAATYRKSFFYDDLIQVAAFPIGYTNTRIRFGYELCGNAEDEIRVTGVTEHAFIDENGKLVRLPEGLLGLLKDRVPNVIPPLFHKPA